A genomic window from Inediibacterium massiliense includes:
- a CDS encoding YvrJ family protein gives MEDLYTYIANLGFPIAVSIYLLVRIEGKLDKLSSSIQELSHVIASHK, from the coding sequence ATGGAGGATCTATATACTTATATAGCAAATTTAGGTTTTCCTATTGCTGTATCTATATATCTTTTGGTACGAATTGAAGGAAAGCTAGATAAGCTAAGTAGTAGCATTCAAGAACTTTCTCATGTGATTGCAAGTCACAAGTAA
- a CDS encoding DUF1659 domain-containing protein, protein MAVNVNLAPSKLKVIFSNGVDENGKEKKRSKTYPNVKPTATDEDLYNVALTLIDLQENEALEVGRVDEKEISQGA, encoded by the coding sequence ATGGCAGTGAACGTAAACCTAGCACCTTCCAAGCTAAAAGTTATTTTTAGCAACGGAGTAGATGAGAATGGAAAGGAGAAAAAAAGAAGTAAAACCTATCCAAATGTAAAACCTACTGCAACAGATGAAGATCTATATAATGTGGCTCTTACACTGATTGATCTTCAAGAAAATGAAGCATTAGAAGTAGGTAGAGTGGATGAAAAAGAAATAAGCCAAGGAGCTTAA
- a CDS encoding sigma-70 family RNA polymerase sigma factor has translation MNNIDDLVRICKKEDESMKEEILKRLRPLVIASMKRYFYDAKNFSDLLQDGYIKILECMDDFDEERKVHFLGYVKIQLKYFYMEKRRKRVYDISLNTPIGEGEDELLDLLKDEDMNIEKELLETEQCMRLKDALKALSPKQKKVMIYYYGKGMNMKKIAKLEGVHYQSIVKIKNRAIKKLKEKF, from the coding sequence GTGAATAATATAGATGATTTAGTTAGAATTTGTAAAAAAGAGGATGAATCTATGAAAGAAGAGATATTAAAAAGATTAAGGCCTTTGGTGATTGCTTCTATGAAGAGGTATTTTTATGATGCTAAAAATTTTTCGGATCTTTTGCAGGATGGATATATAAAGATATTGGAGTGTATGGATGATTTTGATGAAGAGAGAAAGGTTCATTTTTTAGGGTATGTAAAGATTCAGCTTAAGTATTTTTATATGGAAAAAAGACGAAAAAGAGTGTATGATATTTCACTTAATACACCTATAGGAGAAGGGGAGGATGAACTCCTTGATTTATTAAAGGATGAGGATATGAATATTGAGAAGGAGCTTTTAGAGACAGAACAATGTATGAGGCTAAAGGATGCATTAAAAGCTCTAAGTCCAAAACAGAAAAAAGTGATGATCTATTATTATGGAAAAGGTATGAATATGAAAAAAATTGCAAAGCTTGAAGGTGTTCATTATCAAAGCATTGTAAAGATAAAGAATAGAGCTATAAAAAAATTAAAAGAAAAATTTTAA
- a CDS encoding glucose-6-phosphate isomerase: protein MKKINLDASKVFDFVSKDEINIIEKKVNLCHNMLHKKTGKGSEYLGWVDLPNTFSQDEIKKIEATANKIKDQSDVFIVVGVGGSYLGARAAVGMLNHIFYNELPKERRNGPKIYFAGYNISSVYLKHLIEIIKEENVSINVISKSGTTTEPALVFRILKEYMENKYGKEEARKRIYATTDEKKGALRELATKEGYETFVIPRAVGGRYSVLTSVGLLPMAVSGIDIKEVIEGAKIAYDELFTPVLEDNPAYQYAAIRNLLYDKGKTIEIMASFEPSLFYFGEWFKQLFGESEGKCGKGIFPTSMNFTTDLHSMGQYIQEGRKNIFETVLYIEKSKEEMIVKEDDDNLDQLNYVAGKSLDFINQKALEGSLNAHLEGNVPSIVINIPEISPFYFGYMVYFFEKACGMSGYLLGVNPFDQPGVEAYKNNMFKLLGKPGYD, encoded by the coding sequence ATGAAAAAGATAAATTTAGATGCTTCAAAGGTATTTGATTTTGTTAGTAAAGATGAAATCAATATTATAGAGAAAAAAGTAAATCTATGCCATAATATGCTTCATAAAAAGACAGGAAAAGGTAGTGAATATTTAGGATGGGTTGATCTACCAAATACTTTTTCACAAGATGAAATAAAAAAAATTGAAGCTACAGCTAATAAAATTAAAGATCAATCAGATGTTTTTATAGTAGTAGGGGTAGGAGGCTCTTATTTAGGGGCAAGAGCTGCCGTAGGAATGTTAAATCATATTTTTTATAATGAACTTCCTAAAGAAAGAAGAAATGGACCCAAGATCTATTTTGCAGGTTATAATATAAGTTCTGTTTATTTAAAGCATCTAATAGAGATTATCAAAGAAGAGAATGTATCTATCAATGTAATTTCTAAATCAGGGACTACTACAGAGCCTGCTTTGGTATTTAGAATCTTAAAAGAATATATGGAAAATAAATATGGAAAAGAAGAAGCAAGAAAAAGAATTTATGCTACTACAGATGAGAAAAAAGGAGCACTTAGAGAGCTAGCTACAAAAGAGGGCTATGAAACCTTTGTGATTCCAAGAGCTGTAGGAGGAAGGTATTCTGTACTTACCTCTGTAGGATTATTGCCTATGGCTGTATCAGGAATTGATATCAAAGAGGTGATAGAAGGTGCAAAGATTGCATATGATGAACTTTTTACTCCTGTTTTAGAGGATAATCCAGCTTATCAATATGCGGCTATTAGAAATTTATTATATGATAAGGGAAAGACTATAGAGATTATGGCGAGCTTTGAACCAAGTCTATTTTATTTTGGAGAATGGTTTAAGCAGCTCTTTGGAGAAAGTGAAGGAAAATGTGGAAAAGGAATATTTCCTACCTCTATGAATTTTACAACAGATTTACATTCTATGGGACAATACATACAAGAGGGAAGAAAAAATATATTTGAAACAGTACTTTATATTGAAAAGTCTAAAGAAGAAATGATAGTAAAAGAAGATGATGATAATTTAGATCAACTTAATTATGTAGCGGGAAAGTCTTTGGATTTTATCAATCAAAAGGCACTAGAAGGAAGCTTAAATGCTCATTTAGAAGGAAATGTACCTAGTATTGTCATCAATATACCTGAAATATCTCCATTTTATTTTGGTTATATGGTATATTTCTTTGAGAAAGCATGTGGAATGAGTGGGTATTTGTTGGGGGTCAATCCCTTTGATCAACCAGGAGTAGAAGCTTATAAGAATAATATGTTTAAGCTTTTAGGAAAACCAGGATATGACTAG
- a CDS encoding DUF4363 family protein — MKVFIASLLIMSFIVGGWFFVYDRVENTSYSFINSLDKIIESIHKNDWANASHEFEEVHKKWSRTRNTWSILLPHHEIDNIDLASAKAREYINAQNTSLSLGEIGTLKKLFHIVRENEGLTLTNIL, encoded by the coding sequence ATGAAAGTATTCATCGCTTCACTTCTTATTATGTCTTTTATTGTAGGAGGATGGTTCTTTGTCTATGATCGTGTTGAAAATACATCATATTCTTTCATAAATTCTTTAGATAAAATCATAGAGAGCATTCATAAAAATGATTGGGCCAATGCTTCCCATGAATTTGAAGAAGTTCATAAAAAATGGAGTCGTACGAGAAATACATGGTCTATCCTACTGCCTCATCACGAAATTGATAATATTGATTTAGCCAGTGCAAAAGCAAGAGAATATATCAATGCCCAGAATACATCTTTATCTCTTGGTGAGATCGGAACATTAAAAAAGCTTTTTCATATTGTAAGAGAAAATGAAGGTCTTACTCTTACCAATATATTGTAA
- the pyrF gene encoding orotidine-5'-phosphate decarboxylase, whose protein sequence is MFIDELIEKIKQKRSNVVVGLDPRIESIPSMIKEKYFQEYGKNLKAVSLAILEFNKTIIDHVYDLVPAVKPQIAFYEQYGIEGLDTYIKTCDYAKEKGLLVIGDIKRGDIGTTSKAYSNAHIGDIDIEGEKFKTFQVDAITVSPYLGGDSMDEFMGDIKEKGKGMFVLVKTSNKGSGQLQDLEVEGRKIYEVVANMVEDFSQETLGSYGYGQVGAVVAATFPEQAKKLRKIMKTSYLLVPGYGAQGGTAKDIIDCFNEDGLGAIINSSRGIIFAYKKDGYREENYGEAARCETIKMMNDINHTLEENNKKFW, encoded by the coding sequence ATGTTTATAGATGAATTGATTGAAAAAATTAAACAAAAAAGAAGTAATGTAGTGGTAGGGTTAGATCCAAGAATTGAATCTATTCCAAGTATGATAAAAGAAAAATATTTTCAAGAGTATGGAAAAAATCTAAAAGCGGTATCTCTAGCCATATTAGAGTTTAATAAAACAATCATTGATCATGTATATGATTTGGTTCCTGCAGTGAAGCCTCAAATTGCATTTTATGAACAATATGGGATAGAAGGGCTAGATACTTATATAAAAACATGTGATTATGCAAAAGAAAAGGGATTGCTTGTTATAGGAGATATTAAAAGAGGAGATATAGGAACAACTTCTAAAGCTTATTCAAATGCCCATATAGGAGATATAGATATAGAAGGAGAAAAATTTAAAACCTTTCAAGTAGATGCCATAACTGTCAGTCCTTATTTAGGTGGAGATAGTATGGATGAGTTTATGGGAGATATCAAAGAAAAAGGAAAAGGGATGTTTGTACTTGTCAAGACTTCTAATAAAGGATCTGGACAATTACAAGATCTGGAAGTAGAGGGCAGGAAAATTTATGAAGTAGTTGCAAATATGGTAGAGGATTTTAGTCAAGAAACTTTAGGAAGTTATGGCTATGGACAGGTAGGAGCAGTGGTGGCAGCAACTTTTCCTGAACAAGCTAAAAAGCTTCGAAAAATTATGAAAACTTCTTATTTACTAGTACCAGGATACGGAGCACAAGGAGGTACTGCAAAGGATATTATAGATTGTTTTAATGAAGATGGATTAGGAGCTATCATCAATTCTTCAAGAGGAATTATATTTGCTTATAAAAAGGATGGATATAGGGAAGAAAATTATGGGGAAGCAGCAAGATGTGAAACTATTAAAATGATGAATGACATTAATCATACTTTAGAAGAAAACAACAAAAAATTTTGGTAG
- a CDS encoding polysaccharide biosynthesis protein, translating into MLKKIYNIILVFADLVLINVAYILAFILRFDGDFMYAVEASKYVDIYLHHFVTFTLIKLAVFYIFGLYNNLWKYASVEELIQIVTTSFVANTAILSYTFIMQQNLPRSIYILTFILDIILIGGIRFSYKAINRIKNRNISSKKGFKRVMIIGAGQAGAMIIKELRIHDDLKSIPVAVIDDDENKLGRKINGVAVLGDRYHIKKIAEKKRIDEIIIAIPSSSKQEVKSIVEECSKTKCKLKIVPGIYELIDGQVSVKQIREVEIEDLLGRDPVKVNLEEISGYIEDKVVLVTGGGGSIGSELCRQIAPFHPKKLLILDIYENNAYDIQNELKRNDPELDLRVLIASIRDRKRIEEIFSKYKPQVVFHAAAHKHVPLMEDNPQEAIKNNVFGTLNVAECADYYGAQKFVLISTDKAVNPTNVMGATKRITEMIVQCMSKKSNTEFVAVRFGNVLGSNGSVIPLFKKQIANGGPVTVTHKEITRYFMTIPEAVQLVIQAGAMAKGGEIFVLDMGEPVKILDLAENLIRLSGFEPYVDIDIEFTGLRPGEKLYEELLMDEEGLQNTSHHKIFIGQPIFMDHKVLITELNRLKEILIDEKEDLKDYIEHMVPTYTRTS; encoded by the coding sequence ATGTTAAAAAAAATATATAATATCATACTGGTGTTTGCTGATTTAGTATTAATCAATGTAGCTTACATACTTGCTTTTATACTAAGGTTTGATGGAGATTTTATGTATGCAGTAGAGGCTTCTAAGTATGTGGATATTTATCTACACCATTTTGTAACCTTTACTCTCATAAAGCTTGCTGTATTCTATATCTTTGGGCTATACAATAATCTATGGAAGTATGCAAGTGTAGAAGAGCTTATTCAGATTGTTACAACATCCTTTGTAGCAAATACTGCTATCCTAAGCTATACCTTTATTATGCAGCAAAACCTTCCTCGTAGTATTTATATTCTAACCTTTATACTAGATATTATACTCATAGGTGGGATCCGATTTAGCTATAAGGCTATCAATAGAATAAAAAACAGAAACATTTCTAGTAAAAAAGGATTTAAAAGAGTCATGATTATAGGAGCTGGACAAGCTGGGGCTATGATTATCAAAGAATTAAGAATTCATGATGATTTAAAAAGTATTCCTGTAGCTGTTATAGATGATGATGAAAACAAACTTGGTAGAAAGATCAATGGAGTAGCGGTTCTAGGAGATCGCTATCATATTAAAAAAATTGCAGAGAAAAAAAGAATTGATGAAATCATTATAGCGATTCCTTCTTCTTCTAAACAAGAAGTTAAGAGTATTGTAGAGGAATGTAGTAAAACAAAATGCAAATTAAAAATTGTTCCTGGTATTTATGAACTCATTGATGGACAGGTGAGCGTAAAACAAATCAGAGAAGTGGAGATTGAAGATTTGTTGGGAAGAGATCCTGTAAAAGTAAATTTAGAAGAAATTAGTGGATATATAGAAGATAAAGTAGTACTAGTGACTGGTGGAGGAGGGTCTATTGGGTCTGAGTTATGTAGACAGATTGCTCCTTTTCATCCTAAAAAGCTTTTGATTTTAGATATTTATGAAAATAATGCTTATGATATTCAAAATGAATTAAAAAGAAATGATCCAGAGCTAGATTTAAGAGTACTTATTGCATCTATTAGAGATCGTAAAAGAATAGAAGAGATATTTTCTAAATACAAGCCCCAGGTAGTATTTCATGCAGCAGCTCACAAGCATGTACCACTTATGGAGGATAATCCTCAAGAGGCTATAAAAAATAATGTATTTGGTACATTAAACGTGGCAGAATGTGCAGATTATTATGGAGCACAGAAGTTTGTACTCATATCAACAGACAAGGCAGTAAATCCTACCAATGTGATGGGAGCTACCAAAAGAATTACAGAGATGATTGTACAATGTATGAGTAAAAAGAGTAATACGGAGTTTGTAGCCGTTCGATTTGGAAATGTATTAGGAAGCAATGGAAGTGTGATTCCTCTTTTTAAAAAGCAGATTGCAAATGGTGGACCTGTGACTGTTACGCATAAAGAGATTACTAGATATTTTATGACGATTCCTGAGGCTGTACAGCTAGTAATTCAAGCAGGAGCTATGGCAAAGGGTGGAGAGATCTTTGTACTAGATATGGGTGAGCCTGTAAAGATTTTGGATTTAGCGGAGAATCTAATTCGTCTATCAGGTTTTGAGCCTTATGTAGATATTGATATTGAGTTTACAGGACTTAGACCTGGAGAAAAATTATATGAAGAGCTTCTGATGGATGAAGAGGGACTTCAAAATACAAGTCATCATAAGATTTTTATAGGGCAGCCTATTTTTATGGATCATAAAGTATTGATAACAGAGCTGAATAGATTAAAAGAAATATTAATAGATGAAAAAGAAGACCTAAAGGATTATATTGAGCATATGGTACCTACTTATACAAGAACGAGCTGA
- a CDS encoding YetF domain-containing protein has product MVIILVRTLLLYIFVLIALRLMGKGQLSEMQPFELVIILMIAELASLPMEETGVPLINGFIAISTLLFLQVTISYLNLKSEKIRRLICGKPSILINHGKINEKELKRLRITINDLVEQLRIKDYANMADVEFAILETNGDLSVIPKPEKRPPTLGDLNIAAPFDGLPVTLVIDGQILYDNLQKLDVSKDWLMDQLHMYNVKDPEEVLFSYIDASKNIYVHKKSKG; this is encoded by the coding sequence ATGGTTATCATTTTAGTTCGTACATTATTACTATATATATTTGTTTTAATTGCCCTTCGCTTAATGGGAAAAGGTCAGCTTAGTGAAATGCAACCCTTTGAACTTGTCATCATCTTAATGATTGCAGAGCTTGCATCTTTACCAATGGAAGAGACGGGTGTTCCTTTGATCAATGGATTTATAGCCATATCTACCCTTTTATTTTTACAAGTCACCATCTCTTATTTAAATTTAAAAAGCGAAAAAATAAGAAGATTGATATGTGGTAAACCAAGCATATTAATCAATCACGGAAAAATTAATGAAAAAGAATTAAAACGTCTTCGTATCACTATAAATGATTTGGTAGAACAATTAAGAATAAAAGATTATGCGAATATGGCCGATGTGGAATTTGCCATATTAGAGACCAATGGAGATTTAAGTGTGATTCCAAAACCTGAAAAAAGGCCGCCTACATTAGGTGATTTAAACATTGCTGCTCCTTTTGACGGTCTTCCTGTTACTTTAGTTATTGATGGTCAAATATTATATGACAATCTCCAAAAGCTTGATGTTTCAAAGGATTGGTTGATGGATCAACTTCACATGTATAATGTTAAGGATCCAGAAGAAGTACTTTTTTCTTATATAGATGCTTCTAAAAATATTTATGTACATAAAAAAAGCAAAGGATGA
- a CDS encoding VanZ family protein has product MLKTKKQIGMMILWILVIFWMAVIFNLSSQVSHESNKLSKEVTKVIVKTVEKVAPKTDFNMSKLNHIVRKNAHFFAYLILGILVINALRSSGYRKFGWALLICVVYAISDEVHQMFVPGRGPGIKDVCIDSAGATVGIGIALLLINILNRFKRGCWHE; this is encoded by the coding sequence ATGTTGAAAACTAAAAAACAAATAGGAATGATGATTTTGTGGATATTAGTAATCTTTTGGATGGCTGTTATTTTTAATTTATCATCCCAAGTATCACATGAATCAAACAAACTAAGCAAGGAAGTCACAAAAGTTATTGTAAAAACAGTGGAAAAAGTTGCTCCCAAGACAGATTTTAATATGAGCAAATTGAATCATATAGTTAGAAAAAATGCACATTTTTTCGCTTATCTAATCCTTGGTATATTGGTTATAAATGCTTTAAGAAGTAGTGGATATAGGAAATTTGGATGGGCTTTGTTGATTTGTGTGGTGTATGCTATATCAGATGAAGTTCATCAAATGTTTGTACCAGGGAGAGGACCAGGTATAAAGGATGTATGTATTGATAGTGCTGGGGCTACTGTTGGAATTGGAATAGCACTACTTTTAATAAATATTTTGAACAGATTTAAAAGGGGGTGTTGGCATGAATGA
- the galE gene encoding UDP-glucose 4-epimerase GalE produces MPILITGGAGFIGSHTVKYFQNQNEEIIVVDNLQSGHEAAINVDHLYKIDIRDKDELDKVFKKHNIEAVIHFAANSLVGESMEKPYEYYHNNVFGMMCLLDIMRENNVDKIVFSSTAAIYGEPKNIPIMESDETRPTNTYGETKLAMEKMMKWFDQAYGTKYVSLRYFNAAGADEIGTIGEDHHPETHLIPLILQVPIGKRDKIYMFGDDYPTEDGTCARDYIHVMDLASAHYQALEYLRNGNDSDIFNLGNGNGYSVKEVIETTRKLTGHSIPAEIKERRAGDPAVLIASSEKAKKILGWNPQFNSLKKIIQDAWNWHSNHPNGYNK; encoded by the coding sequence ATGCCAATACTAATAACAGGAGGAGCTGGTTTCATAGGCAGCCATACAGTGAAATACTTTCAAAACCAGAATGAAGAAATCATCGTTGTAGATAATCTGCAAAGTGGCCATGAAGCGGCTATTAATGTGGATCATCTCTACAAGATTGATATTAGAGATAAAGATGAGCTAGATAAGGTCTTTAAGAAACATAATATCGAAGCAGTAATTCACTTTGCTGCGAATTCCCTTGTAGGCGAGAGTATGGAAAAGCCATATGAATATTATCATAACAATGTATTTGGGATGATGTGTCTACTAGATATTATGAGAGAAAATAATGTAGATAAGATTGTATTTTCTTCTACAGCAGCTATATATGGAGAGCCAAAGAACATTCCAATCATGGAATCAGATGAGACAAGACCAACCAATACCTATGGTGAGACAAAGCTTGCTATGGAAAAAATGATGAAATGGTTTGACCAGGCTTATGGGACAAAGTATGTGTCACTTAGATATTTCAATGCCGCTGGTGCGGATGAGATTGGGACTATTGGAGAAGATCATCATCCTGAAACACATCTCATTCCACTTATTCTTCAAGTTCCTATTGGAAAGCGTGATAAGATTTATATGTTTGGAGATGACTATCCAACTGAAGACGGTACGTGTGCAAGAGATTATATTCATGTAATGGATCTTGCCTCAGCTCATTATCAAGCATTAGAGTATTTGAGAAATGGTAATGATAGTGACATATTTAACCTTGGAAATGGAAATGGCTACTCAGTTAAGGAAGTAATAGAGACTACAAGAAAATTGACAGGTCATTCAATTCCAGCGGAAATTAAAGAACGAAGAGCAGGTGATCCAGCAGTGTTGATTGCTTCATCTGAAAAAGCGAAAAAGATTTTAGGTTGGAATCCACAATTTAATTCATTGAAAAAAATTATACAAGATGCATGGAATTGGCATAGTAATCATCCTAACGGATATAACAAATAG
- the galU gene encoding UTP--glucose-1-phosphate uridylyltransferase GalU, translating to MKVRKAIIPAAGLGTRFLPATKAQPKEMLPIVDKPTLQYIIEEAVASGIEEILIITGRNKKSIEDHFDKSIELELELEKKGKTDLLEEVQNISDMVNIHYIRQKEPKGLGHAIHCAKSFIGNEPFAVLLGDDIVDADTPCLKQMIDVYNEYKTTILGVQTVANEDVDKYGIVDGKYIEDGVYKVKNLVEKPKVEDAPSNIAILGRYIITPEIFEILENTTPGAGGEIQLTDGLKTLSESQAMYAYTFSGKRYDVGNKLGFLQATIEFALKREDIKDDFKAYLRELMTNGILKEVCLEVAASCEE from the coding sequence ATGAAGGTACGTAAAGCTATCATTCCAGCAGCAGGACTAGGAACAAGGTTTTTACCAGCTACAAAGGCACAGCCAAAGGAGATGCTACCAATAGTGGATAAACCAACTCTACAATATATTATAGAAGAGGCTGTAGCATCTGGAATAGAAGAAATTCTAATTATTACAGGGAGAAATAAAAAAAGTATAGAGGATCATTTTGATAAATCTATAGAGCTTGAATTAGAGCTTGAGAAAAAAGGAAAAACAGATCTTTTAGAAGAGGTGCAAAATATTTCTGATATGGTGAATATCCACTACATCCGTCAAAAGGAGCCAAAAGGACTAGGTCATGCTATTCATTGTGCCAAAAGCTTTATAGGAAATGAGCCCTTTGCAGTTTTATTAGGAGATGATATTGTAGATGCAGATACTCCTTGTCTAAAGCAGATGATAGATGTATATAATGAGTATAAAACTACTATTTTAGGAGTACAAACGGTAGCGAATGAAGATGTGGACAAATATGGAATTGTAGATGGAAAGTATATAGAAGATGGAGTATATAAGGTGAAGAATTTGGTAGAAAAGCCAAAGGTAGAGGATGCACCTTCAAATATTGCCATATTAGGAAGATATATTATCACTCCTGAGATTTTTGAAATTTTGGAGAATACTACTCCAGGAGCAGGTGGAGAGATTCAGCTGACAGATGGATTAAAAACTTTATCAGAAAGTCAAGCCATGTATGCATATACCTTTAGTGGAAAAAGATATGATGTAGGAAATAAACTTGGATTTTTGCAAGCTACCATTGAGTTTGCTCTAAAAAGAGAAGATATTAAAGATGATTTTAAAGCATACTTAAGAGAACTAATGACCAATGGAATATTGAAGGAAGTATGTTTAGAAGTTGCAGCAAGTTGTGAAGAATAG
- a CDS encoding dihydroorotate dehydrogenase electron transfer subunit — MKKAVICKILKNKEIAKDIYEIFIEKKGTLVDSKAGQFLHIKCDSQGSLLRRPISISSVEDDSLRLVIRQAGKGTEEICRKKEGDLLDVLGPLGNGFSIDQNENSIIIGGGIGVAPLLQVAKEMNHKNTKILLGYRSDPYLVEEFKKYGHVEVATEDGSNGYRGYVVDLLENIADEKVHRVYACGPEVMLKVVQRICKEKNISSQLSVEEKMACGVGTCLVCVCKLKKEKNPYATTCKDGPVFDGDLIVFD; from the coding sequence ATGAAGAAAGCTGTAATTTGTAAAATATTAAAAAATAAAGAGATTGCCAAAGATATTTATGAAATTTTTATTGAGAAAAAGGGTACTCTTGTAGATAGTAAAGCTGGACAGTTTCTTCATATCAAATGTGATAGTCAAGGATCATTATTAAGACGCCCTATTAGTATTAGTTCTGTAGAAGATGATTCTTTGCGTTTAGTGATAAGACAAGCAGGAAAGGGAACAGAGGAAATTTGCAGAAAAAAAGAAGGAGATTTATTAGATGTTTTAGGTCCTTTAGGAAATGGGTTTTCAATAGATCAAAATGAAAATTCTATTATTATAGGTGGAGGAATAGGGGTAGCTCCTCTACTTCAAGTAGCAAAAGAGATGAATCATAAAAATACAAAGATTTTATTAGGCTATAGGAGTGATCCATATCTTGTAGAGGAATTCAAAAAATATGGACATGTAGAGGTTGCTACAGAAGATGGAAGTAATGGATATAGAGGCTATGTAGTAGATCTTTTAGAAAACATAGCAGATGAAAAAGTTCACAGAGTTTATGCTTGTGGACCAGAAGTCATGCTAAAGGTAGTCCAAAGAATCTGCAAAGAAAAAAATATTTCTTCACAGCTTTCTGTAGAAGAAAAAATGGCTTGTGGAGTGGGAACCTGTCTAGTATGTGTATGCAAACTAAAAAAAGAAAAGAATCCATATGCAACTACATGCAAAGATGGTCCTGTATTTGATGGAGACTTGATTGTATTTGATTGA
- a CDS encoding DUF2922 domain-containing protein translates to MRRLDMIFKTTEGKTAKISVDHAKENLTKEEIQKAMESIMSKNIFSVSSGELVGVHQAKIVTTEVEEMIV, encoded by the coding sequence ATGAGAAGACTAGATATGATTTTTAAAACAACAGAAGGAAAAACAGCAAAAATTTCTGTAGATCATGCAAAAGAGAATTTGACAAAAGAAGAGATACAAAAGGCTATGGAAAGTATTATGAGCAAAAATATATTTTCTGTAAGCAGTGGAGAGCTTGTGGGAGTACATCAAGCAAAGATTGTAACTACAGAAGTAGAAGAGATGATTGTATAA